From Limisphaera ngatamarikiensis, one genomic window encodes:
- the lpxB gene encoding lipid-A-disaccharide synthase codes for MRPFSIMLIAGEPSGDRLGADLVRALRGALLELELDSSPHVQPLRTALPPEFFGAGGPAMREAGVEIVTDLTPYATIGLFDALRRLPLYHRAFTTLRAEARRRQPDLVIGIDSGGFNLRFAKALRQYLRKRHDWFHPWRPVLVQYVSPQVWASRPGRAHEMEENLDLLLSILPFEPDWFARHAPRLTVRYVGHPLVDRWANPAPAPRTETRQNAPRLALLPGSRPDEIRRHGPLLAGAWSRLKQRWPDAQARCAVPHPALADLLRQQAWPDEIPVQIGPARPVLEWADLALTKSGTITLECALADLPAVVFYKTAPPTWWIGRQIVHVRHLAMPNLLANRTVYPELIQNDATPDRLAATVADLWENRTRRSEIRAALAEIRKQLGPPGASLRAARLLALCLRNKPSALPIEPPLATAATASTLRAAA; via the coding sequence ATGCGACCCTTCTCCATCATGCTCATAGCCGGCGAGCCCAGCGGCGACCGCCTCGGCGCCGACCTCGTTCGCGCCCTGCGCGGGGCCTTGCTGGAACTCGAACTCGACTCCTCCCCTCACGTCCAACCCCTGCGCACCGCACTGCCGCCCGAGTTCTTCGGCGCCGGGGGACCGGCCATGCGCGAAGCCGGGGTCGAAATCGTCACTGACCTCACCCCATACGCCACCATCGGCCTGTTCGATGCCCTGCGCAGGCTCCCCCTCTACCATCGCGCTTTCACAACCCTTCGCGCCGAAGCCCGGCGCCGGCAGCCCGACCTCGTCATCGGCATCGACTCGGGCGGGTTCAACCTCCGCTTCGCCAAAGCCCTCCGCCAATACCTCCGCAAACGACACGACTGGTTCCATCCATGGCGACCCGTCCTCGTCCAGTACGTCTCGCCCCAGGTCTGGGCCTCCCGCCCCGGACGCGCCCATGAGATGGAGGAAAACCTCGACCTCCTCCTCAGTATCCTGCCGTTCGAACCCGACTGGTTCGCTCGTCACGCACCCCGACTCACCGTCCGCTACGTGGGGCATCCGCTGGTCGACCGCTGGGCCAATCCCGCCCCGGCACCACGCACGGAAACCCGCCAAAACGCGCCGCGCCTTGCACTCCTGCCCGGCAGCCGGCCGGACGAAATCCGCCGTCACGGTCCCCTGCTCGCCGGAGCCTGGTCCCGCCTCAAACAACGCTGGCCCGATGCACAAGCCCGATGCGCCGTGCCCCACCCCGCCCTGGCCGATCTGCTCCGCCAACAAGCTTGGCCCGACGAAATCCCCGTTCAAATTGGTCCGGCCCGACCCGTCCTGGAATGGGCCGACCTCGCCCTGACCAAGTCGGGTACCATCACCCTCGAATGCGCCCTGGCAGACCTCCCCGCCGTGGTCTTTTACAAAACCGCCCCGCCCACCTGGTGGATCGGACGACAAATCGTGCACGTGCGGCATCTCGCCATGCCCAACCTCCTGGCCAACCGAACCGTGTACCCTGAGCTGATCCAGAACGACGCCACACCCGACCGCCTGGCCGCCACCGTGGCAGACCTCTGGGAAAACCGGACACGCCGCTCGGAAATCCGCGCCGCCCTGGCCGAAATCCGAAAACAGCTGGGGCCCCCGGGCGCGAGCCTCCGCGCAGCCCGCCTGCTGGCCCTCTGCCTCAGGAACAAACCCTCGGCACTGCCGATCGAACCGCCCCTCGCCACCGCGGCCACGGCCTCAACGCTCAGGGCCGCGGCTTGA